The Gadus morhua unplaced genomic scaffold, gadMor3.0, whole genome shotgun sequence DNA segment ccccccccccccccccccccacccaagccCCTGACACCGGGGCCCAGAGAGGGGGCCATTACCAAGACAGCCAAGGGCCCCTTAATGGGAAAGCAGTTGATTATTTCgatgtggaaaaaataaaaatgaaagaaGCGCTGCTGTCCCGATGtctacagagagggagaaggccggggtgagggggtggagaaggagcTCTGGTGAGGGCACCGAACAGATATGATGAAATGGGGACCATTTTGAAAAGGATTTCTTAATTTTCTAACCAAGCTTTCTTTTCCATCATTGATTCCAAGACAACTGCCTCACCGTTAAAGGTGTGGAACATGGTCTAAAAGTAAAAATAGATTTAGAATAGGAATACATGCACAAATGTAAAAACGAATTCTTTAAATGTACCTCACTCATGCAAACGCACGTTCATTTCCATCACATACACCTCGACTGTGTACCAAAATGCGAATACACATTTCAATAAAGTACATCACACACtgaatacccccccccaccctacaccCACCAGACCAGACAATGACATCCCATATTTGCATGAAAAACGAGAGACATTTAAATGCCAGCTGCAACAGGCACACtccaagcacccccccccccccagtcccataagcccccccccccccccgaacattTCTAATACGACTCGCGCCCAGCCAGCCACAGCAGACGGAGACGGATCGCGAGATATGGCATCGCCGTGTTGTGTGAAGGATGGAATTGGGCGATAATTATGCAGCGAGCCGGTAATGGCGGGGCGGAGCAGTGACGGATTTGATTAAAGTCGTCAGTGGAAACACGCGCTAATGGCTGCGTTGATTAGTTGGATAGCTTTAATGATGGCGCACCCATTAATCTgcagcattaaaaaaaacagcactGGCTCCGTGGGTCAGTGCTGTGGCTGCAGGCAGAGTGCTGgcgtgtggatgtttgtgtggttgGTGTCTATGTAATGGGCCTGCTTTATTGCCCTGCATGTCTTCCTGCGGAAAACAAATGAAACGGTCCACCAGCAAATTAAGCTGTTGACGTTTAAGCTTGATGTGTTGTAATGAGGGAGGACAGTTTGAGTGGATTAGAGCTGGGGAGAAGAAGTGCAGGAGATGGGAGGCTGAAGTAGGCGCTTTGAAGATGTACATGTAAAAATATCAATAGGCCTATGGTATCATTGTTGTTACGGTATTTTTCCAGGCTTACGATTAATGTACAAAAAGGATTAAGTTTCACTGATTCAATCAATTGAATTTATTCAAAATATTCACACGTTCTATTTCCTCAACCACTTTAATTACATCTATCTTCTGTGTGACCAAAATGCACATCTAATTACTTCATTCATACTTTGCAACAATTGATTAATGTGTTTTCCAGGAGTCTTCCATCACCATAGATGCATACGATTACCCAGCATCCCTTGTGGCCTCTGCTGTAATGCTACGGTGGAACATTGAAGAAAAGAGCAAGTACCTGCTGTTGAGCATGAAGAAAAGTACAAAGAATCCTATGGTGGTGggcctaatacacacacacacacacacacacacacacacacacacacacacacacaaatacaaaatctcactctcacAAAATCACTTGcaaccacacacaatcacacacacatacatgcgtacacacaaatccacacattcaaaaccacacacaaaatcacttacaaccccacacacacaaatacacatcacacacgcaccaccacccccccacacacacacacaccaggggccaGTGCTCCATTAGGTCTGAATCGTAGCCGTGACGTATTGGGCCCGGGGGAGATGTTACTGTCAGCCTTGATTTAGTCTGCTCCATCTGACACACGgcaggccctgtgtgtgtgtgtgtgtgtgtgtgtgtgtgtgtgtgtctgtgtttgtgtctgtttgtgtgtatgggtgttgtgacttgtgtgtgtgtgtatgtgtgtatgtgcgtgttgtgtgtatgtgtgtgtttgtggttgtatatgtgtgtgtgtgtgagtatgtatttgtgtttgactgtgtgtttgtgtgtacgtgtgtgtctgtgtgtgtgtgatggagggaaAAGGAGGCAGGTTGAGTGGTAGACGAGGTAAACTGATAAAATGCGTTTTGTAGCTCTTGTCATATAAGAACTGTGCATTATGTATTCATGATTCAATTAAGAAGCAATCTGTATTTTTAGTACAAAGATGCTGGTTGGACCAAAAAAAGTCCTCTTGACGACTGAAGCTATGAGTTTGATCTCGCTCACAAGGCATGTTAATGAATGGaaaattaatataaatacaGAAGCTACCTTTCAAGCCTTTTAACCCATATAATGGATGGACTGGATTAGGCCAACATAAAAGTGCAGGGAACACATCAAAATTTAAAATCCTCATTTGCTTATTGCTGCACCTTATtcacacaccacacctggtgtgTGAAAGCACCATTGTACCACCAAATGTTCAACCTCCACGCAATCACAATACAGCTATGGTCCAAATCACTGTGTTAAAAGGAATTACAATCCTACAACAGATAATTTCATATTCCAATTCCAATTCCACAACGTTTCAGTACAAATCTTCAATGGTAACGCAGAATATAATCTGTTTTATAGGTGGaacaatatgtgtgtgtctttgtgtgtgtgtgtgtgtgtgtgtgtgtgtgtgtgtgtgtgtgtgtgtgtgtgtgtgtgtgtgtgtgtgtgtgtgtgtgtgtgtgtgtgtgtatatgtgtgtctgtgtgtgttgggggtcccAACACCACAGTGTTCGGACACCTGACTCCTTATTGCTTTAGCCAAACACTTTTTGAGGTCAGGTTTCCCACCTGTCGTGCTTTTTGTGTGGCTATTGTAAGACATTGTGGTCGCTGATGTGGAGGGATTCAGGGTGGATGTAGCTGTCTTTGCTGGTCCTCTGTATTCTACTGGGAAACTGTGAGAACGGAGAGGAAAGCTAACTTGGTTAGCTGGCGTGAAAGGCAGACAAAAGCGTTGAGGGTTTAGCTTAACGAATTGGAAGGCAGGGAAGGTCGGCTTTCCCATGCCTGCATGGAATACTGGATGTGATCAGGTGTGTGTATAGAagaacatacgcacacacatacttgttgataaaatatgctgtttcTTGGCATTAAAACcaatatatgcatatatgcaATCAAGCTGGGTCAAACCCTATTCAGCCAatctctttttttctgtttccttCATTTTGACAGAGGGTTTCCGTACCTTGAAGTAGTCGttggatttttattttaaatgcacACTCTAAGAAAGAgctttacatttaattcagcTACTTGAGGATAGTCACGTGAGGgttttgtgtgagtgagagatcTATCATTTTGGAGATATGTTGGTCTATTATATACTTTATGCTGtacaaaaacacattcataaacacacacacacacacacacacacacacacacacacacacacatgccacacaaaaacacagacaaacatacacgcacacacgcacacacaaacaaacgcacacgcacgcacaccaacacaaacaaacaaacacgcacacacatgcacaaacacacacacacacacacacacacacacacacacacacacacacacacacacacacacacacacacacacacacacatgcacagtcagTAACATGCAGTAGCACTGAGGCTGTTTAATCTATTTAATTGAAGCTGACTTTGAATAACTCAACATACGAGGAAAACACACAAGGGGGCACTTGATCCCCCTTCTCTCTTAATGGATTGAAAACTCCTTTTCCCCAGCGGGACATTTGGGCAAACAAGATCAACTTATCTCTGAATTGATGCGTTGCCTCACCGTTTGCATCGGATTTCACCACTAAAGGGCCACCGAACTGATACACTGTTGGTATTTAGCCAGATGATCAATTTGCACACACAACTAAACTCTGGACGGTCGCTCTGGTTTCACCATGTTGTGatacgacagagagagagggggggagagagctatAGGGTAGGAATGGAAAATTCTTAATGTATAGGTGCCCACTGGAGGACTGCTTCTATAGGAGCTTGCTGGGACATGAAAGTGGAGTTCTTAGGGTTGTATGTGGTCTAAGGAATCTTTGCCCTTTTCATTTGTATTTAATAATGCCTGaattaaatacaaatgtattgaaGGTCAAAGCTAGGAAAAGCAATTCTGAAAAGCCTGTGTAGAGTGAGCTACATTTTGAAAGTATACTGAACTGAAAAAATTTAACTCCTCCCTTCAGGCCTTCCTCCAAAGCCCCTCCCCCAAAATATATTTGACTATTGCTCGTTTAAGCAATAGGGCTGCCTGGCCGAAATAAATTATTGGCCTTGTTTATTACAAGCCTGCAACATCCAAAGAtacctttgttttgtttgtttttgcctAAGCATTCGATTTTTGGAGTTCTGTCGGGGATGTCAAGACAATTTAGCCTTGTTTTAAATTTCAATATATGAATATtccaaaaaaaaattctaacaAAGGAAAATATCTCCTAAAGATGTGTGATTCACCATAAAGACGTGCATTGTATGCATTGATTCTTTCAgcaatgttaatatatataatctatGAAAATCTATAATATAATCACATTACATTCCAAACAACCAGGCATTACACTAAAGAAACAGTATTTGAATTTAGCTGacaaatttatttattaaatacctGCATCATGATTCATGAATCAGCATAATCATCATGAATATCATAATCttcaatcatcatcatcatcgccacCAGAGAGAATAAATAGGACATAAAACATCTttcacagaaacaaacacatagacaacaGCCCGGGTGGGCCAAAAAACGTCTGGCCTTGAGACGGGGGGGTGCTTTGAGTGGAACTTAAGTAACGAGACATGATGAGAACACAAATGCATAGAAGTGACTGGACCGCCAGAGTCTGTTCAGAAAGACAACTTGTGTCTTTTACCTCCGTCTTCAAGCACAAAGTCCTCGTGTTCAGGGGAGTAATGTCCGAGAAGGTTGCATACAAAAATAAAGTCTCCCCAATGTGTTCaaccattatatatatatatatatatatatatatatatatatatatatatatatatatatatatatatatatatatatatatatatatatatatatatatatatatgtagtttatttatatagacaTTTGGCAACAACCAGACACCTAAAGACGTTGACTTTTGAACCAAAATCTGCACCTAAGGACATTGAGATGTATAAAACGAGACAAAAGGAGGTGAGATTGGGACAGTAGGGTAAAAAAATTCATTTGTAACTATGGTTTGAAACGGTCCCATGAGCGGGGTTGTAGTTTTATCGTGCCAATTCCGACAAGATTGTCCAAAGTATTCTGGATTTTCACATTATGTTGTTTGACGGAGGCTGAAATTTGAGGCAAGTGCGTTGATGTATTGACATTTCTACTATCTTGTATTGTCTGAAAGCGAATTGAACTTGAACCTGATATGAGGTGATACCGAACGAAAGATCCGAACACATCCCCGCCAGAACCGTCCATCCGAGTGCTTTCCTCTTTTCCTGCGACCTGCAGTCCATCGTGACTATTTCATAGCTTAATCtacacccccaccgccaccaaaGGGGAAAAGTCAAAATCCTTCCCAATAAACCAATCAAAACTGCCCGTGGTCTACCTCGTCCAACCAGGACGCAGGACTGGCGGGAAAGTCCGGGTAACCGCCGCTGCTGCCCGTGGACAGGTCGGAGTGGGGCCCGTTGGCGCCGTGGCCCAGGGCTAAGCCCCTGATGGCGGGGTTCATCCCGGGGCCTCCGCCCTGGCTCATGATCGAGATCCCCGACTCCGGGTACACCAGGCCCGAGACGAGAGGGGGGTGCCTGGGCAGAGCCTGCAGCGAGCCCGGGGAGCCCGGCAGTGCGTAGGGGCTGTTGGAGCGGATGTCGTGGAACTGGTCCTGGGACGGCAGGACGCCGTGCTCCAGGGGGAAGGAAGAGCCgtggttgttgctgttgctgttccCCGTCTGGCGCCCCCCGATGGCCGGGGACGAATCGCTCAGGCTGCTGCTGTACAGGCCGTTAGTGTGGCCCAGCTCCGACATGGGGGGCTCGTCTGGGGGAGGGGAACACAGGGTTGATACTAGTCCATTGAGTTACTGGGAAGATGCTTGTGTCCAGAGCTACATGGGCTGACAGGGAACGCTGATAACATGCACCAAGGAACAGGGGAGGGAACAAGTAGGCTGGAGACACAGGGGACTTTGGGGAACGAAACTGAGGCTGGTAGTCAATTTGAAACCCTTTTCTGCTCCTCAACACTTTTAAGCGTCAAAGGGTTTAGTGAAATCTGTATTTGTATTTCATGGCCTCACAAACATGCAAGCAGCCTGCACTTGAGCTCACTATAACCATCGTCTCTTGAAATGATCGGAAACATACCGTTGTTTGTTTACACTGATTAAAAAGCTTGTGGATCCCCTATGAACCCCTACGGTGCACTTTATGATAAATACGAAACACAAAAGAACattacaacacaaaaaaacacttcccctcccttcctttgCTACTCTGGCGGGACCCTGGCCACGGCCTGGttcatagaggggggggggggggggggctgtgtacCTGTGAAGGAGACCTCAGCGTCGCTGTCCATGCCCTCCTCCTGGATGCTGTCCTTGTCCGACTTGGAGCTGCCCCGGGACCGCTTCATGTTGCGGAAGTACTGGCCCCAGCGCTGGCGGCCCGCGTCCTTCTTCAGACGCTTCTCCTTCGCTCGCCGGTTCTGGAACcacacctggagacagagagagagagagagagcgagagagagagagagagagagagagagagagagagagagagagagagagagagagagagagagagagagatttgttaAGATTTATCCCAGTAGAGAAAGGTTCATTCATTCAAGCTTGTTCATATCACTGACAATAGCCCTACTCAATTTAAGTCAATTTAAACACAAAATGTAAAATTACACGTGTTGATTCCTagttttgtttaattttgttATCTTCGACAAGTTATTACCTTGCTTCTTTGAACGTATCATAAATTCAggtaaaaaacatttgttattgacatatatatatattgtttatataaatGTCGATTTACAATACAGCCTGTGTCAAAAGCCTTCGAGGTGCATTAAAGCTTTGAAATGGAATTCTTCTTGTAAAACATTTGATGTTTACCATTGGTCTAATTATACCAGTCCTATCCTCCTTGTAACGGCACCGCATTCACACTCGAAATTGCTTGACGCAAGGACAGTCTGCACAACAGCGGAGCACGTCCCTGTGAACCCAGACGGAAGGACTTTACGGCAGTGGGGGGTGAGCAAGACCCGATGCTCACAACTCCCTGGCCCCTCGCGAGATTTATCGCGAACGTGATTAACTCGCGGACAGCTACAAGTTGTCCTTAACCCCGTGGAGCAGACAGCCTCCACCACTCCCCGGTCGCCCATTGACTTGAATTATGCAAATTCCTTGCGTGGTGGTCCCACCTCGCACATCGGGACGATAAATTTAGCGGCTAAGAAAAAGGTAATAAAAACTGAATACAAAATAACGGAAGAATCGTATAAGAATACAAATGAAAATATAGGCTTACAAGTAAAATATTAACATATTAATACTATGTATAAATAAgtaagtaaataaaataataaaaacattcgTTTTCATGAATTATAGGCTATTTCTTTTGGTGTTTAATAATATCGGCCAATGCAATTGACCTACTTTTTTGGTTCGACATTGCTTACAGGCCTTCAAACGGTCCCTGGTTCAGGATCCGTTTACTGTACCTGCTCTCTcgagtgtaggcctatatcaccTAAAGTCAGCCCCTTTATGGCCGCCTTGAACCCCGCGGACTAACCAACAGCTACGTGGACGCTCGTGCCTCTCTTTTATCCCCGCAAGCGATCAGCGCACATAACCACCACTACGATAAACGCCCTCTCTTCACAGACCACGTGCAGTAATCAGTAACCCTAACCTTGTGACTTTGCTACGGAAGCCGTActtaatatatatgtatcaaaccagcaccaccccccacaccaccacaatTTAAGCAACACATAACCCTTGATGAAAACTGAGTCAGCGCGGTATATATACCGCCCTTAATGGAAGGGCTTTTAATGGATAATAATACACTCTAGTCTCTTCATACCTGCACGACCCGCATGTCGAGGCCCGTCTCGGAGGAGAGCTGTTCCCGTACGTGGCGGGCGGGCTTCGGTGAGTTATTGTAGGCGTTCTTCAGCGTCTCTAGCTGCTTGGCTGTGATGGTGGTTCGCGGCCGCTTGGCAGTCGAGTCGGCTTCTGAAATGTAAATGACGCacaggaaggatcagtcactgTCTGCCAATTGGGAGAACACAAGGGTATCGCATCATGGATGAAAGCCCGCAATAGCCTGGATTCCTTAAAGTAGGCCTGTAGTAGGTCTATATTGggcctactgtaggcctataagCCTGGAAGGCTTCGGTATGGTAAAGGATGTAGGCCTTACTGTAGGCCTTAAAACAacgtgttaaaataataataccatAGTAGGCCTGTATATTTCATTGAGGCTGCACATGCCTATAAGTGGTTAATGCACCACCTAATGCAGTCCATGATGCCTCATAGCTTTTATTAAATAatcataattatttatttttaaaaacccATATTCAACTGATTCGTTAGAACTAGCTTTcgttttgttgttttgtgtatttttttagtaTCCAGAATGCGTCCCTGTGTAGGCCAACACAGCAGCACAGAACAAACAGCAGGAAAAAACTACAAAACCAACAAACCCAATGGAACCGGTCCAAGTGATAGCGGCGTCTCATTAGTAAAATaaacgtgtgtgtttttcctgaAAACTCGTGTTAACTCACAACGTAAATCAGCGCTTAGTGCGCCGCAGTAAATTCAACAGCAGATGGGCTGCGGAACAGTGCACCAACGCCTCGGATGCTCCAGCAGACCGCAGGACTCGGTTTAGTGGTATTATTGTGTGTTTATGACATGGCCATGCGCTTGAAAATATGAAGCCTGTACTAATTAATTGGGAAATAGGCCTAAGGCTGAGATAGAATATCATTATAGTTTTCATGCAAAAAAATTCAGATGCTGTTAATAGGCCTATCAGTAAAGGTGGCTGTGAATGTTTCATGCACAATTAATTTTATGCACAATGAAGGTCTTTATACAGAAGTATagcaacacaaaacacaggCCACTTTTCAGTTCAACAGTCATTAGGTTTCCAGCCCAGTGATATATGTGTTATCCCTGCATAATCCATGCTTTTAGCTAATTGAAAGTTTTCAGCATGATCATGCTTGGTCTGTGTTCACACGGACAATAGTGAGGATAACTGTTTAAATACACTATTGGTGGTGGTCTGTCtatttcttaaaaaaaacacgaatttagctgttttttttaaatatatatggcTACAAGAATAAGCCATACCACAATCTACACTCCTTTGACAACCTGTATTAGACCCAATTGTGGTGCGCCCCTCATATTTCTTCCCTTATTTTGAATAGATAAAAAACCCACAACAAATATAAACCAACGGGTCTTCGTAATTTATGAGTTGGTCGACGAAAgagcgcacccccccccccccccccacacacacaaacgcttacACCATCTGAAGGGGGCTTCAGTGGCCTCTTGTACAGAACGAGTCCGTTGCGATCGATCGGGGGGCTGCCGACCACGCAGTCCGCTCAGGTGGGTCAAAGTTTGCGTCAGGGCGCGCGATGACCTCATTGTCGCGTGAAATATGGGGCTTCAGTCTGCCGTTTAATTAAAGGTCAAACCCCATTAAGCATGCAAAACACCCATTATATTTGTGGTTAGATTTGTTATTTTTGCTGGTCGTTCCAACAGAATAACGAAACGTATGCGCGGGGTTGTATTTCACAATAATTAATTGAtgatatgctgtgtgtgtgtgtgtgtgtgtgtgtgtgtgtgtgtgtgtgtgtgtgtgtgtgtgtgtgtgtgtgtgtgtgtgtgtgtgtgtgtgtgtgtgtgtgtgtgtgtgtgtgtgtgcgtgcgtgcgtgcgtgcgtgtgcgtgcgtgtacatatgtgtgtgtgcgcttgcttGTTGAGTGAAGTggagccaccaccaccacctataGACCCTTACCTCTCTGTTTGGCTGTCTCGTAGTCTGCCTTGCACACGAGCCGGCTGTCGTCCATCAGGTAGTACTCGTCCCCCGTGGCGAGCTGCCGTTTGCAAACGATGCAGGCGAAGCAGTGAAGGTGGTACACGAAGTCCTGCGCCCGGCGCACCACCTGGGTGGGCGGGATGCCTTGCTGACACGCGGCGCATTTTGTCCCAAATCTCCTTTTGGAAAATTGCGGGGCCAAGATTAATACAATGATAACGACCACATCAAAGCTTTTCCTCTTAAGTTGGCTTATACGTATACTAATAATGCAAATTCCTTGCATGCAGTCTTAAGCGCTTTGAAAGGTGTGGAGAGCGCGTCAGTGAGGATGGGGGATGGATGTCTTGTTCTCACTATCCGTGAGAAGAGGATGAGTGAGACTATCCGAATTCATTTTACTTAAAATCAACCCCCCAAAAGGAGTGGATCGTTACAGCGTGTGGTGTACTCACTTAAAGAAGTCCTCTTTGCAGTACACGCTGTCCCCCCGGCTGAAGCACTTCTCGGCCAGCTGGGACTGGCAGTCGCTGCACTTGAGGCACTTGCTGTGCCAGTGGCGGTCCAGCACCTTGAGGATGAAGCGGTCCACGATGTGCTGGTTGCAGCCCGCACACACTGGgatctctgggggggggggggtacacatGGGTTCACATTAGCTCttcgtaaaaaaatatataaaattggTCTATTGTGAAACAAACACGTGATGAGGGTTTGCTTTTAATATTTTGAAGGCATATAGGTCTGCTATTTcttatgatatatatttttctgtGGTCCATCTATTGAATGGTATAATTTGttcaatttaataaaaaatacattattgaaAATGCAAAAAGTGGCTCCGAGTTTATTTGAGATTTACAGTGTTCacctattaaaaaaaatatacaatgaAAATACAGATTTTGTTTTGGTAAATAGGCCCACGTAAACTTTGATTAATGCTTTGATGAAATTAACGATTCCTTAATAAAACATGATTTTCCAGTTGATAGACAGCCTAGATTGCATAACAATGCAGTATTATAAACACGATCATCGAGGATATCAAAATGTCGTGTCTTATTTCACCCATCATAAAATCAAGCAAAACAACACCATCCCACCATCCCTTTATCATCAAAGTCAAGATTATAAAACCATTTTTCTAAATTATGGAGAATCAGGCATAAGGAATACGTCTCCATGTTATCGATACGCTTTACAAATTCTCTCGCCGTTATTTTGACGATAATAATATTTTTACTTTATCCAAAAAGCAGGCTACAAACTAAATGGTATTCACGCATGTCCACTTCAATGCTTGAGTAGAACGCATTATGTAACATAATGGCCAAGCAAATTGAGTGCATCTTCGGCCATCAGAATAAAATAGACAAAAACTAACATATTTTCGCTAATATACTAATATAGGCCTATtgatatgtatacataaatatatttttgtatatgcATGGCAATCTGTActgcaatataaataaataggctaTCTGAACAAAGGccttataatcataataataaatcaaCGATCAATGATCAGAGACCATTGCGTCGTTTGTAAATGAAGACGAGGAGGCAGACTTTAGGTTTGGCTCATGTTTAGCGTATTTGCTTATtgtattgttactattatttgATTCCCTATTAGAAAAGTAATCTATAAAAAATGACTTTAAATTAATCTTGATGGAACGGTTTAATAAAACACTGACATTTAGTTCAGCCTTTTCTTTGGTGCTATTAAGAAGAGGGACTCCTTTCATCGAGCCCATATCAAATGTATAATTTACGCTTGTTTCTATGTGGTAGGCCTACGTCGTGGAATATTTATGAAATTTTAATAAAGCGTTTTCTCTGGCCCCTACAGGTGAGATCCGCGTCACGGCCAGGTGCAGCCAGGACATCACTAATGCAGAAGGTTTGGAAAACTAGAAAGACACGGCCCAGTCTCACGGCATAACCCAATGGGTTCCAGCGATGAGCACCATGTCCTGGAGATATTAAAATGATGGATACCAATATGTCCAGACTGTCAAAACTGTTCAGGAAAAAGTGTAATCCTAGTTCCTGCACAGTTTATACACACGAAGAACTCTGTGTTACGTTAGGCCTGATTCCAAAAGTCTAACATGAGGCCTTGCAGACTGTATTTCAACGACACTTCTGCCAAATCTGTTGCGGTTATTACCAATATATAATAAGCTAGTGTTTATCCCTTTTACCAGGGGCTTACGACATATATAACTATACGTTATTATCACCTTCCCCACTCTGCGTCAAGAACGCAAGAAGCCTCGCAGCGTGGTTCGGTTCGCCTTTTGGCGAACTCCGCGCGCTAAGCCCCTCCATCGCGCATCACTCGAGCTTACTTTATGGATAAATATCCCAGTACAGTGATCTGAAGCTCTGAAGTCTGTCCGCAGTAGATGTGAACTATGGCAGGGACAGATACAAAGAGACAACTAAAACTATCGCTCGATCGGccaaacatgtgtttgtgtctgcttgccgtgcgcg contains these protein-coding regions:
- the lhx3 gene encoding LIM/homeobox protein Lhx3 isoform X2 — protein: MLLEHPGTSCQNSGNFSRYGSSQEIPVCAGCNQHIVDRFILKVLDRHWHSKCLKCSDCQSQLAEKCFSRGDSVYCKEDFFKFGTKCAACQQGIPPTQVVRRAQDFVYHLHCFACIVCKRQLATGDEYYLMDDSRLVCKADYETAKQREADSTAKRPRTTITAKQLETLKNAYNNSPKPARHVREQLSSETGLDMRVVQVWFQNRRAKEKRLKKDAGRQRWGQYFRNMKRSRGSSKSDKDSIQEEGMDSDAEVSFTDEPPMSELGHTNGLYSSSLSDSSPAIGGRQTGNSNSNNHGSSFPLEHGVLPSQDQFHDIRSNSPYALPGSPGSLQALPRHPPLVSGLVYPESGISIMSQGGGPGMNPAIRGLALGHGANGPHSDLSTGSSGGYPDFPASPASWLDEVDHGQF
- the lhx3 gene encoding LIM/homeobox protein Lhx3 isoform X1, giving the protein MLLEHPGTSCQNSGNFSRYGSSQEIPVCAGCNQHIVDRFILKVLDRHWHSKCLKCSDCQSQLAEKCFSRGDSVYCKEDFFKRFGTKCAACQQGIPPTQVVRRAQDFVYHLHCFACIVCKRQLATGDEYYLMDDSRLVCKADYETAKQREADSTAKRPRTTITAKQLETLKNAYNNSPKPARHVREQLSSETGLDMRVVQVWFQNRRAKEKRLKKDAGRQRWGQYFRNMKRSRGSSKSDKDSIQEEGMDSDAEVSFTDEPPMSELGHTNGLYSSSLSDSSPAIGGRQTGNSNSNNHGSSFPLEHGVLPSQDQFHDIRSNSPYALPGSPGSLQALPRHPPLVSGLVYPESGISIMSQGGGPGMNPAIRGLALGHGANGPHSDLSTGSSGGYPDFPASPASWLDEVDHGQF